A DNA window from Ostrea edulis chromosome 5, xbOstEdul1.1, whole genome shotgun sequence contains the following coding sequences:
- the LOC125649007 gene encoding elongation factor 2-like, whose product MVNFTVDEIREIMDHKHNIRNMSVIAHVDHGKSTLTDSLVSKAGIIASAKAGETRFTDTRKDEQERCITIKSTAISLYYELKKDDLQYIIGEKDPEGRNDFLINLIDSPGHVDFSSEVTAALRVTDGALVVVDCVSGVCVQTETVLRQAIGERIKPVLFMNKMDLALLTLQLEAEPMYQVFQRIIENVNVIIATYGIDDNPMGDINVDPKKGTVGFGAGLHGWAFTLKDFGAMYSKKFGIAEDKLMRKLWGDNFYNEKEKKWSIDSNAGDRGFVKYILTPIYHVFNTCMKSPKEKALALAEKMGVKLTVDDKELEEKQLLKVIMRKWLPAGDAMLQMIVIHLPSPVTAQRYRMENLYEGPMDDDAAVAVKSCNPKGPLMMYISKMVPTSDKGRFYAFGRVFSGTVATGMKARIMGPNYTPGKKEDLYEKSIQRTILMMGRYIEPIENVPCGNICGLVGVDQYLIKTGTISTFKDAHNMRVMKFSVSPVVRVAVECKNPAELPKLVEGLKRLAKSDPMVQCTIEESGEHIIAGAGELHLEICLKDLEEDHACIPIKKSDPVVSYRETVSDESSITCLSKSPNKHNRLFMKARPLFDGLAEAIDNGDITPRQEVKERARVLADKYEMDVGESRKIWCFGPEGTGPNLLIDVTKGVQYLNEIKDSVVAGFQWATKEGVLCEENVRGARFDIHDVTLHADAIHRGGGQIIPTARRVLYACQLTAKPRLMEPIYLVEIQCPEVAVGGIFQCLNKRRGVVFENNQIGSTPQFLVKAHLPVNESFGFTGDLRSCTGGQAFPQCVFDHWDVLPGDPFDPSSKPAQVVIDTRKRKGLKEGVPALDNFLDKL is encoded by the exons TGCTATATCTCTGTACTACGAATTGAAGAAAGATGATCTCCAGTACATCATTGGTGAGAAGGACCCCGAAGGTCGCAATGATTTCTTGATCAACTTGATCGATTCCCCTGGCCACGTTGATTTCTCCTCTGAAGTAACAGCCGCTCTACGTGTGACTGATGGAGCTCTTGTCGTTGTTGACTGTGTTTCAG GTGTATGTGTACAGACTGAGACTGTGTTGAGACAAGCTATTGGAGAGAGAATCAAGCCTGTCCTCTTCATGAACAAGATGGATCTGGCTTTACTTACACTTCAGCTGGAGGCAGAGCCCATGTACCAGGTCTTCCAGAGAATTATTGAGAATGTCAATGTCATCATTGCCACTTATGGAATAGATGACAACCCTATGGGAGACATCAAT GTTGACCCTAAGAAGGGAACAGTAGGCTTTGGAGCTGGTCTTCATGGATGGGCTTTCACCTTGAAAGACTTTGGTGCCATGTACAGCAAGAAATTTGGCATTGCTGAAGACAAACTAATGAGAAAACTGTGGGGAGACAACTTCTACAATGAGAAGGAAAAGAAGTGGTCCATTGATAGCAATGCTGGAGATCGTGGATTTGTCAAATACATTTTGACCCCCATCTACCACGTCTTTAACACCTGCATGAAGAGTCCGAAGGAAAAGGCTCTGGCCCTAGCTGAGAAAATGGGAGTTAAACTTACAGTTGACGATAAAGAATTAGAGGAGAAACAGCTGTTGAAGGTTATCATGAGGAAGTGGCTTCCCGCTGGAGATGCTATGTTGCAGATGATTGTCATTCATCTTCCCTCGCCTGTCACTGCTCAACGTTACCGTATGGAGAACTTGTACGAAGGACCTATGGATGATGATGCTGCTGTGG CTGTAAAGTCATGTAACCCCAAGGGACCTCTCATGATGTACATCTCCAAGATGGTACCCACCTCTGACAAGGGTAGATTTTACGCTTTTGGACGTGTTTTCTCTGGTACAGTTGCCACTGGAATGAAGGCCCGTATCATGGGACCTAATTATACTCCAGGGAAGAAGGAAGACTTGTATGAGAAGTCCATCCAGAG AACCATTTTGATGATGGGACGTTACATTGAGCCTATTGAGAATGTCCCCTGTGGTAACATCTGCGGACTGGTAGGTGTTGACCAGTACCTTATCAAGACTGGAACCATCTCTACATTCAAGGATGCCCATAACATGAGAGTGATGAAGTTCAGTGTCAGTCCTGTTGTCAGAGTTGCTGTGGAGTGCAAAAACCCAGCTGAACTCCCCAAGCTAGTTGAGGGCCTTAAACGACTCGCCAAATCTGATCCTATGGTGCAG TGTACAATTGAAGAGTCTGGTGAACACATCATTGCTGGTGCTGGTGAGCTGCACTTGGAAATCTGTTTAAAGGATCTTGAGGAAGACCATGCCTGTATCCCCATCAAGAAATCTGACCCAGTTGTATCCTACAGAGAAACGGTGTCAGATGAATCCTCCATTACATGTCTATCTAAGTCTCCCAACAAACACAACAGACTGTTCATGAAGGCCAGACCTCTATTTGACGGATTAGCAGAAGCTATTGATAAT GGCGACATCACCCCCAGACAGGAAGTTAAAGAAAGAGCAAGAGTTTTGGCTGATAAATATGAAATGGATGTTGGTGAGTCCAGGAAGATCTGGTGCTTTGGACCAGAAGGAACAGGCCCCAACCTTTTGATTGATGTCACAAAGGGAGTGCAGTATCTCAATGAAATTAAAGACAGTGTGGTGGCTGGATTCCAGTGGGCAACAAAAGAA GGTGTCCTCTGTGAAGAGAATGTCCGTGGCGCCAGGTTTGACATCCATGATGTAACATTGCATGCTGATGCCATTCACCGAGGAGGTGGCCAGATTATCCCCACTGCCAGAAGAGTCCTGTATGCCTGTCAGCTGACTGCTAAGCCCAGACTGATGGAGCCAATCTACCTTGTCGAAATTCAG TGTCCTGAGGTAGCTGTAGGAGGAATCTTCCAGTGCTTGAATAAGAGGAGAGGTGTAGTGTTTGAAAATAACCAGATTGGATCAACCCCCCAGTTCTTGGTCAAGGCTCACTTGCCTGTAAATGAGTCATTTG GTTTCACTGGCGATCTGAGGTCCTGCACGGGAGGTCAGGCTTTCCCACAGTGCGTGTTTGACCATTGGGATGTCCTCCCAGGTGATCCATTTGATCCTTCCAGCAAACCTGCCCAGGTTGTAATAGACACCAGGAAGCGCAAGGGATTAAAGGAGGGTGTACCAGCTCTTGACAATTTCTTGGACAAACTATAA